One segment of Gammaproteobacteria bacterium DNA contains the following:
- a CDS encoding pyridoxal phosphate-dependent aminotransferase, translating into MEIPVTTALLAERVQRLQPSPTLAVTARAAELRAQGRDIIGLGAGEPDFDTPEHIKEAAIRAIRAGQTKYTAVGGTPALKRAVIEKFRRENGLDYKPDQILVSCGGKQSFFNLCQALLNPGDEAVIPAPYWVSYPEMVALAAAIPIMPYAGAEQHYKLKPEQLERAITKRTRLLVINSPSNPTGMAYSRTELEAFGAVLRRHPQVFIATDDMYEHCQWRGGPFCNIVMACPDLYMRTLVLNGVSKSYAMTGWRIGYAGGPAWLINAMTDVQSQSTSNPASISQAAAEAALSGDQSCVSRMCRAYEERHAFVYGKLHSLPGVRVLPADGTFYAFPDLSAVISRLKLADDNALAERLLNDAGIALVAGSAFGAPGHLRLSFATSMQNLEAALERFQDFLHQTGV; encoded by the coding sequence ATGGAGATTCCCGTGACTACTGCCTTGCTTGCGGAGCGTGTGCAGCGCCTGCAGCCTTCGCCCACGCTGGCCGTAACCGCGCGCGCCGCCGAACTCAGGGCTCAAGGCCGCGACATCATCGGCCTGGGTGCGGGCGAACCGGATTTCGACACGCCCGAGCATATAAAGGAAGCTGCGATCCGCGCCATCCGCGCGGGCCAGACCAAGTACACGGCGGTCGGAGGCACGCCCGCTCTGAAGCGCGCGGTCATCGAAAAGTTCCGCCGCGAAAACGGTCTCGACTACAAGCCGGATCAGATCCTGGTGTCCTGCGGCGGAAAGCAGAGTTTCTTCAATCTTTGCCAGGCACTGCTGAATCCCGGCGATGAAGCGGTCATTCCGGCGCCCTACTGGGTCAGCTACCCGGAAATGGTGGCGCTCGCCGCCGCCATCCCGATCATGCCCTATGCGGGTGCGGAACAGCACTACAAGCTCAAACCGGAACAGCTGGAACGCGCCATCACAAAACGTACCCGCCTGCTGGTGATCAACAGCCCGTCGAATCCCACCGGCATGGCCTATAGCCGCACGGAACTCGAAGCCTTCGGCGCGGTGCTGCGCCGCCACCCGCAGGTGTTCATCGCCACCGATGATATGTACGAGCACTGCCAATGGCGTGGTGGACCATTCTGCAACATTGTCATGGCCTGCCCCGATCTTTACATGCGCACGCTGGTGCTCAACGGAGTATCCAAGAGCTACGCCATGACCGGCTGGCGCATCGGCTACGCCGGCGGCCCCGCATGGCTCATCAATGCCATGACCGACGTGCAGTCCCAGAGCACTTCGAATCCCGCGTCCATCTCACAGGCCGCCGCGGAAGCCGCGCTCAGCGGCGACCAGTCTTGCGTGAGCCGCATGTGCCGCGCCTATGAGGAACGGCATGCCTTCGTATACGGGAAACTGCATTCCCTGCCGGGCGTGCGCGTGTTGCCGGCGGACGGCACCTTCTATGCTTTCCCGGATTTGTCCGCAGTGATTTCCAGGCTCAAGCTCGCCGACGACAATGCACTGGCCGAGCGCCTGCTGAACGACGCCGGCATAGCATTGGTCGCCGGCAGTGCCTTTGGCGCTCCCGGTCACTTGCGCCTGTCGTTCGCCACCAGCATGCAGAATCTTGAAGCGGCTTTGGAGCGATTCCAGGATTTCCTGCATCAAACGGGTGTGTGA
- a CDS encoding glycosyltransferase family 2 protein, protein MTAHTKIAVVVLNYNSAAHTLRCIESLRRHTAATADVTVVVVDNNSAPADREQLAAIPRGTVTCVWSECNLGFAGGMMLGARSVPADYYLFLNNDCEFLNDVLSILTAFMETHADAALCGASMFDADDQPRSSFGYFPSLALAFFGASVLRRFQPRRYPSRRQPYRTPLPVPVVTGAAMFVRATVLWQLGGLDAGYFLYCEEEDFAWRIHQAGRKVYHMPQARIRHIGGASSKQPELQLALQREYYISLFRYLRTLHGAAYAFVFRLLVAAKILRRVLAGRAPFGLLGFVLRGAAESRSLRYRQNQ, encoded by the coding sequence ATGACAGCGCACACCAAAATCGCGGTAGTCGTGCTGAATTACAATTCCGCCGCCCATACCCTGCGCTGCATCGAATCCCTGCGTCGGCATACGGCCGCAACTGCAGACGTGACTGTCGTCGTCGTCGACAACAATTCCGCTCCTGCCGACCGCGAGCAATTGGCAGCCATCCCGCGAGGCACAGTTACCTGCGTGTGGTCCGAATGCAATCTCGGTTTCGCGGGCGGCATGATGCTGGGGGCGCGTTCGGTGCCGGCCGACTATTACTTGTTCCTGAACAACGATTGCGAATTCCTGAATGACGTGCTTTCCATCCTCACGGCGTTCATGGAAACGCATGCGGATGCCGCGCTCTGCGGCGCCAGCATGTTCGATGCCGATGACCAGCCGCGCTCCAGCTTTGGGTATTTTCCATCGCTGGCGCTGGCCTTTTTCGGTGCCAGCGTGCTGCGCCGGTTTCAGCCGCGGCGCTATCCCAGCCGCCGCCAGCCGTATCGCACACCGCTGCCGGTCCCCGTGGTCACCGGTGCCGCCATGTTCGTGCGCGCAACAGTACTTTGGCAGCTGGGCGGTCTGGATGCCGGCTATTTCCTGTATTGCGAGGAAGAGGACTTCGCCTGGCGCATCCATCAGGCCGGCCGCAAGGTGTACCACATGCCGCAGGCCAGGATACGCCACATTGGCGGCGCGAGTTCCAAACAGCCGGAGCTGCAGCTTGCGTTGCAGCGGGAGTATTACATCAGCCTGTTTCGATATCTGCGTACACTTCACGGCGCAGCGTATGCGTTTGTTTTTCGCCTGCTGGTGGCCGCCAAGATCCTGAGGCGTGTGCTTGCCGGCCGGGCGCCGTTCGGCTTGCTGGGTTTCGTGTTACGCGGTGCAGCGGAGAGCCGCAGCCTGCGCTACCGTCAAAATCAATAG
- the sugE gene encoding quaternary ammonium compound efflux SMR transporter SugE: protein MAWVLLIMAGLFEVAWAIGLKYSAGFTRWTPSMLTAVAMIASMGLLGLAARSLPIGTAYAVWTGIGTVGAVLLGILLFGDSHSALRLVCVALILVGIIGLKLVGE, encoded by the coding sequence GTGGCTTGGGTATTGCTGATCATGGCGGGCCTGTTCGAAGTGGCCTGGGCCATCGGGCTCAAGTACAGCGCCGGCTTTACGCGCTGGACGCCTTCCATGCTTACCGCCGTCGCCATGATTGCCAGCATGGGCCTGCTCGGTCTGGCCGCGCGCAGCCTGCCGATCGGCACCGCCTACGCGGTGTGGACCGGAATCGGCACCGTGGGCGCCGTGTTGCTGGGCATCCTGCTGTTCGGAGATTCGCACAGCGCGCTGCGACTGGTCTGCGTCGCGCTCATACTCGTCGGGATCATCGGGTTGAAGCTGGTCGGGGAATAG
- the galU gene encoding UTP--glucose-1-phosphate uridylyltransferase GalU: MKPTTIRKAVFPVAGLGTRFLPATKASPKEMLPIVDKPLIQYAVEEAVAAGAEVLVFVTSRTKRAISDHFDRAYELETEMAQRGKQAQLKLVQNIVPASVTCVYIRQAEALGLGHAVLCAEPVIGNEPFFVVLADDLIDGARRSALQQMRDVYMRHPGSVVGVEQVARSETNRYGIITPRTMEPRLHEIRGIVEKPVPAQAPSTLGVVGRYLLTPGIFECLKHIGKGTGGELQLTDAIQALLAKESAYACEFEGVRYDCGNKLGYLRATVEYGLKHADLGETFRDYLRTLSGKLDRNQS; the protein is encoded by the coding sequence ATGAAACCCACCACCATCCGCAAAGCCGTATTCCCCGTGGCCGGTCTGGGCACGCGCTTCCTGCCGGCCACCAAAGCCAGTCCCAAGGAAATGCTGCCGATCGTGGACAAGCCGCTGATCCAGTACGCGGTGGAAGAAGCCGTCGCGGCCGGCGCCGAAGTGCTGGTATTCGTCACCAGCCGCACCAAACGCGCGATTTCCGATCATTTCGATCGTGCCTATGAACTGGAAACCGAAATGGCGCAGCGCGGCAAGCAGGCACAACTGAAACTGGTGCAAAACATTGTGCCAGCGAGCGTGACCTGCGTGTACATCCGGCAGGCCGAAGCCCTGGGCCTGGGCCACGCGGTGCTGTGCGCCGAACCCGTGATCGGCAATGAACCCTTCTTCGTGGTGCTGGCCGACGACCTGATTGACGGCGCGCGCCGTTCCGCCTTGCAGCAGATGCGCGATGTATATATGCGTCACCCGGGCAGTGTCGTGGGTGTGGAGCAGGTGGCGCGCAGCGAAACCAACCGTTACGGCATCATCACGCCCCGGACCATGGAGCCGCGGCTGCATGAAATCCGCGGCATCGTGGAAAAGCCGGTGCCCGCACAGGCACCCTCCACGCTGGGAGTGGTGGGCCGCTATTTGCTGACGCCGGGAATCTTCGAGTGCCTGAAGCACATCGGCAAGGGTACGGGCGGTGAGCTCCAGTTGACGGATGCCATTCAGGCACTGCTGGCCAAAGAATCCGCGTACGCCTGCGAGTTCGAAGGCGTGCGTTACGATTGCGGCAACAAGCTCGGATATCTGCGCGCTACGGTCGAATATGGACTGAAGCACGCCGATCTCGGGGAAACGTTCCGGGATTATCTGCGCACGCTCAGCGGCAAGCTGGACCGCAACCAGTCCTGA
- the lapB gene encoding lipopolysaccharide assembly protein LapB produces MITDSVVVSVLLLIAAAVLGWLLAHWGRGGKRASHFKFVSAEYFRGLNYLLNEQPDKALEVFIRVAEVDSDTVETHFALGSLFRRRGEVDRAIRIHQNLIARPNLNREHRAQALFELAQDYLRAGLLDRAESLLLELLDVPGYTESALRSLISLYEQQKDWEQAIAMRRRLQTLSGAAQEETIAQYYCEMAQTALSAKDLSLARRLLKRAQSHDPDCVRAHLLLAQIAETEQQWERSRQHYGQVLEHEIRYATEVLPALARVTRQLDDQASVQAVTEKLRRDNPKAPGYLAIAAIMDPELDDPVSRGCVADYLRSEPSLRGLYDMFTAFGQQQGVNPVRDLEPLQLAVRKLLINGPRYRCEECGFRSKTLYWQCPGCKTWNRTMPFHEITFSAAGAAGLT; encoded by the coding sequence ATGATCACTGACTCGGTGGTGGTCAGCGTGCTGCTGCTGATTGCAGCAGCCGTGCTCGGCTGGCTGCTGGCGCATTGGGGGCGCGGCGGCAAGCGCGCGTCACACTTCAAGTTCGTGAGCGCCGAATACTTCAGGGGACTGAATTACCTGTTGAATGAGCAGCCGGACAAGGCGCTGGAAGTCTTCATTCGCGTGGCCGAGGTGGACTCCGATACCGTGGAGACGCATTTTGCGCTCGGCAGCCTGTTCCGCAGACGCGGCGAAGTGGACCGCGCCATCCGCATCCACCAGAACCTGATTGCGCGGCCCAACCTCAATCGGGAACATCGCGCGCAGGCCTTGTTCGAGCTGGCGCAGGACTATCTGCGTGCCGGCCTGCTGGATCGCGCGGAAAGCCTGTTGCTGGAGCTTCTCGACGTCCCGGGCTATACGGAATCCGCACTGCGCAGCCTGATCTCGCTTTACGAACAGCAAAAGGATTGGGAGCAGGCCATCGCCATGCGCCGGCGCCTGCAGACGCTGAGCGGCGCTGCGCAGGAGGAGACCATCGCCCAGTACTACTGCGAAATGGCACAAACCGCGCTGTCCGCGAAAGACTTGTCGCTGGCGCGGCGCCTGCTGAAGCGCGCACAGTCACATGATCCAGACTGCGTGCGTGCGCACCTGCTGCTGGCGCAGATCGCCGAAACCGAGCAGCAATGGGAACGCAGTCGCCAGCACTACGGTCAGGTACTGGAGCACGAGATTCGTTATGCCACCGAGGTATTGCCGGCGCTGGCGCGCGTCACTCGCCAGCTCGATGATCAGGCGTCGGTGCAGGCCGTGACCGAAAAGCTGCGGCGCGACAATCCCAAAGCACCGGGTTATCTTGCGATTGCCGCCATCATGGATCCGGAACTGGACGATCCGGTGTCACGCGGTTGCGTGGCGGATTACCTGCGCAGCGAACCCAGCCTGCGCGGGCTGTATGACATGTTTACCGCGTTTGGCCAGCAGCAGGGCGTGAATCCGGTGCGCGATCTCGAACCCCTGCAGCTCGCCGTGCGCAAGCTGCTGATCAACGGTCCGCGTTACCGCTGCGAGGAATGCGGATTCCGCAGCAAAACCCTGTATTGGCAATGCCCGGGCTGCAAAACCTGGAACCGCACCATGCCGTTCCACGAAATTACGTTTAGCGCCGCAGGCGCCGCGGGTCTTACCTGA
- a CDS encoding LapA family protein, which translates to MLRWIAVIILLCVFALALLLAYANGSTVTLDYLAGRLHVHLSSALLAAAIIGWLLGILSSLLVIFRLKREAWRLKRSVRDAEAEIRNLRNLPLKHDH; encoded by the coding sequence ATGCTGCGTTGGATCGCCGTCATCATCTTGCTGTGTGTGTTTGCGCTCGCCTTGCTGCTGGCCTACGCCAACGGCTCGACCGTGACCCTGGATTACCTCGCCGGTCGCCTGCATGTGCACTTGTCCTCGGCGCTGCTCGCGGCGGCGATCATCGGCTGGCTGCTGGGAATCCTGAGCAGCTTGCTGGTCATTTTCCGTCTCAAACGGGAAGCCTGGCGGCTGAAGCGCTCGGTGCGCGATGCGGAGGCGGAAATCCGCAACCTGCGCAACCTGCCACTCAAACATGATCACTGA
- a CDS encoding integration host factor subunit beta, with protein MTKSELIEIIARKQSHLASKDIELAVKTILEHMSAALSTGRRIEIRGFGSFSLHFRPPRMGRNPKTGDSVALPGKHVPHFKPGKDLRDRVNESLAG; from the coding sequence ATGACCAAATCGGAACTCATCGAGATCATCGCCCGCAAGCAGAGCCACCTTGCGAGCAAGGACATCGAGCTCGCGGTCAAGACCATTCTCGAGCATATGAGTGCGGCACTGTCCACCGGCCGGCGTATCGAGATCCGCGGATTTGGCAGTTTCTCCCTGCATTTCCGCCCACCGCGCATGGGCCGCAACCCCAAGACCGGTGATTCCGTGGCCCTGCCCGGCAAGCATGTCCCGCACTTCAAACCCGGCAAGGATCTGCGCGACCGGGTGAACGAAAGCCTCGCGGGCTGA
- the rpsA gene encoding 30S ribosomal protein S1 has protein sequence MTESFAELFEQSIKQQQMRNGAILKARVMEIRPDVVIVNAGLKSEGVIPAEQFRNESGELEIAVGDDVEVALDAVEDGYGETRLSREKAKRARSWSRLEEAFTSGAIVKGFISGKVKGGFTVEVDSVRAFLPGSLVDVRPVRDPVYLEGKELEFKVIKLDQRRNNVVVSRRAVVEQEYSAERDQLLDNLQEGAVVKGIVKNLTEYGAFVDLGGIDGLLHITDMAWKRVKHPSEVVSVGQELEVKVLKFDRERNRVSLGLKQLGDDPWVDITRRYPTSTRLFGKVTNLADYGCFVEVEPGVEGLVHVSEMDWTNKNVNPAKVVQVGDEVEVMVLEIDEERRRISLGMKQCKPNPWEEFATNHNKGDRIRGKIKSITDFGIFVGLEGGIDGLVHLSDIAWDTPGEEAVRNYKKGDEVEAVVLAVDAQRERISLGVKQLQKDPFSNFLADHPKGSMVKGKVTSVDAKGAVVDLGNGIEGYLRASELSRDRVEDARTVLKEGDEVETRFVGVDRKNRSISLSVKAREIEEEAQALEDYARNSASSTTTLGDLLKEHIGGDKAE, from the coding sequence ATGACCGAGTCTTTCGCGGAACTTTTCGAACAAAGCATCAAACAGCAACAGATGCGCAACGGGGCCATACTCAAGGCCCGCGTCATGGAAATCCGGCCCGATGTCGTCATCGTCAACGCCGGCCTCAAATCCGAAGGCGTTATCCCGGCCGAACAATTCAGGAACGAGAGCGGCGAACTCGAAATCGCCGTCGGCGACGACGTGGAGGTCGCGCTGGACGCCGTCGAAGACGGCTACGGCGAAACCCGGCTGTCGCGCGAAAAGGCCAAACGCGCACGCTCCTGGTCGCGGCTCGAAGAAGCCTTTACCTCGGGCGCAATCGTCAAGGGGTTCATCAGCGGCAAGGTCAAGGGCGGATTCACCGTCGAGGTGGACTCGGTACGGGCGTTCCTGCCGGGCTCGCTCGTGGATGTGCGCCCGGTGCGTGATCCGGTGTATCTCGAAGGCAAGGAACTGGAATTCAAGGTCATCAAGCTGGACCAGCGCCGCAACAACGTGGTGGTGTCGCGCCGCGCCGTGGTCGAGCAGGAATACAGCGCGGAGCGCGATCAGCTGCTCGATAACCTGCAGGAAGGCGCGGTGGTCAAGGGCATCGTCAAGAACCTGACCGAGTACGGCGCCTTCGTGGACTTGGGCGGAATTGACGGCCTGCTGCACATCACGGACATGGCTTGGAAGCGGGTCAAGCATCCTTCCGAAGTGGTCAGCGTGGGTCAGGAACTCGAGGTCAAGGTGCTCAAGTTCGACCGCGAGCGCAATCGCGTGTCACTCGGCCTCAAGCAGCTGGGCGACGATCCATGGGTGGACATCACGCGCCGCTATCCGACCAGCACGCGGCTGTTCGGCAAGGTCACCAACCTCGCCGATTACGGCTGTTTCGTGGAGGTCGAGCCGGGCGTGGAAGGCCTGGTGCACGTATCGGAAATGGACTGGACCAACAAGAATGTGAATCCGGCCAAGGTCGTGCAGGTGGGTGACGAAGTCGAGGTCATGGTGCTTGAGATCGACGAGGAGCGCCGCCGCATCTCGCTCGGCATGAAGCAGTGCAAGCCGAATCCCTGGGAGGAATTCGCCACCAATCACAACAAGGGCGATCGTATCCGCGGCAAGATCAAATCCATTACCGACTTCGGCATCTTTGTGGGCCTGGAAGGCGGCATCGACGGCCTGGTGCACCTCTCGGACATCGCTTGGGACACGCCCGGCGAAGAAGCGGTGCGCAATTACAAGAAGGGTGACGAGGTGGAAGCCGTGGTACTGGCCGTGGACGCGCAACGCGAACGCATTTCGCTCGGCGTCAAGCAACTGCAGAAGGATCCGTTCTCGAACTTTCTCGCAGATCATCCCAAGGGCAGCATGGTCAAGGGCAAGGTCACGAGCGTGGACGCCAAGGGTGCGGTGGTGGATCTGGGCAACGGCATCGAGGGCTATTTGCGCGCATCCGAGCTGTCACGCGACCGGGTGGAAGACGCACGCACCGTGCTCAAAGAGGGCGATGAAGTGGAAACGCGCTTCGTGGGTGTGGATCGCAAGAACCGCAGCATCAGCCTGTCGGTGAAAGCCCGGGAGATCGAGGAAGAAGCTCAGGCGCTGGAGGATTACGCGCGCAATTCCGCCTCCAGCACCACGACCCTCGGTGATCTGCTCAAGGAGCATATTGGCGGAGACAAGGCTGAGTAA
- the cmk gene encoding (d)CMP kinase: protein MSTVLPPVIAIDGPSGSGKGTVASLAAEALGWNLLDSGALYRILAHVAQQAGVSSDAPARLEELARELHVTFTRTPAGDEQILLDGRDVTAVVRSEESGKRASELAVIPQVRHGLVSVQRGFRRAPGLVADGRDMGTAIFPDAGLKIFLTASIEERAQRRYNQLKQKGLDATLPALFRDLIARDERDRNRSVSPLRPAPDAVVLDTTGMPVEAVVNQVLDRARRRYGEAAAGRRQGG, encoded by the coding sequence ATGAGCACCGTTCTGCCGCCGGTCATCGCCATTGACGGGCCGAGCGGCTCGGGCAAGGGAACGGTCGCAAGCCTGGCCGCGGAAGCACTTGGCTGGAATCTGCTGGACAGCGGCGCGCTCTACCGGATTCTGGCGCACGTGGCACAGCAGGCGGGTGTTTCGTCCGACGCACCCGCGCGCCTTGAAGAGCTGGCGCGCGAGTTGCACGTGACGTTCACGCGCACGCCGGCAGGTGACGAGCAAATCCTGCTGGATGGCCGCGACGTGACCGCGGTGGTGCGCAGCGAGGAGAGCGGCAAGCGAGCGTCCGAGCTCGCGGTCATCCCGCAGGTGCGCCACGGGCTGGTGAGCGTGCAACGCGGCTTTCGCCGCGCACCCGGGCTGGTGGCTGACGGCCGCGACATGGGTACGGCCATTTTTCCGGACGCCGGTCTCAAAATCTTCCTCACCGCGAGCATCGAGGAACGCGCCCAAAGACGCTATAACCAGTTGAAACAAAAAGGATTAGATGCTACCTTACCGGCCCTTTTCAGGGACCTGATCGCCCGGGATGAACGTGACCGCAACCGGTCCGTTTCCCCGCTACGGCCTGCACCCGACGCCGTGGTACTGGATACCACCGGCATGCCGGTGGAGGCGGTGGTGAATCAGGTTCTGGATCGGGCCCGGCGGCGGTACGGCGAGGCGGCGGCGGGTAGACGGCAGGGCGGGTAG
- the aroA gene encoding 3-phosphoshikimate 1-carboxyvinyltransferase: MSSATVLPSAGRCDFLLQPGGSVRGRIRVPGDKSISHRALLLGALAQDETRISNFLESQDCLATLKALRTLGVPIDHARTGHVRIQGVGVEGLRMPARTLDCGNSATSMRLLSGVLAGQPFAATLDGDESLRRRPMQRVIEPLTLMGARFENTGGHAPLTVHGCRPLKSLRYKLPVASAQVKSAILLAGLQATGETWVQEPAESRDHTERMLQALGCRVLRDGDWLGVAGGSVLHAADISVPGDLSSAAFFLVGAAISPGAHLAVEGVGINPTRAGVLRLLQRMGADIHVRTLPLSGAEPAADIEVQGGELHGIEIAAADVPLAIDELPVLLVAAAVAHGQTRLQGAAELRVKESDRLAAMAAGLRTLGVPVEIFPDGMQITGVDQFRGGEIDSFGDHRIAMAFAMAALRATQPVRIRDCRNVDTSFPGFADTARGAGMQLRVAGTG, translated from the coding sequence GTGAGCTCCGCGACGGTCCTGCCATCCGCAGGGCGCTGCGATTTTCTGCTGCAGCCGGGCGGCTCCGTGCGGGGTCGCATCCGGGTTCCGGGCGACAAATCCATATCCCACCGCGCACTGCTGCTCGGCGCGCTCGCGCAGGATGAGACCCGGATTTCGAATTTTCTGGAAAGCCAGGATTGTCTGGCCACGCTGAAGGCGCTGCGTACGCTTGGCGTACCGATTGACCATGCGCGCACCGGCCACGTCCGGATACAAGGCGTGGGCGTGGAGGGCCTGCGGATGCCTGCGCGCACCCTGGACTGCGGCAATTCCGCTACCAGCATGCGCTTGCTGAGCGGCGTGCTCGCCGGCCAGCCGTTCGCCGCGACGCTCGACGGAGATGAGTCGCTGCGCCGCCGGCCGATGCAGCGCGTCATCGAGCCGCTCACGCTCATGGGCGCACGCTTTGAAAACACCGGGGGTCACGCACCGCTGACCGTGCACGGTTGCCGGCCGCTCAAATCCCTGCGCTACAAACTGCCGGTGGCAAGCGCACAGGTAAAGTCGGCGATATTGCTCGCAGGCTTGCAGGCCACAGGCGAAACCTGGGTGCAGGAACCGGCCGAGAGCCGCGATCACACCGAACGCATGTTGCAAGCCCTGGGGTGCCGGGTACTGCGCGACGGCGACTGGCTGGGTGTGGCGGGTGGCAGCGTGCTGCACGCAGCGGACATCAGCGTGCCCGGTGACCTGTCGTCGGCGGCGTTTTTCCTCGTGGGCGCGGCGATCAGTCCGGGTGCGCATCTTGCCGTCGAAGGGGTGGGCATCAACCCGACACGCGCTGGCGTGCTGAGATTGCTGCAACGCATGGGCGCCGATATCCACGTGCGCACACTGCCGCTATCGGGCGCCGAACCGGCGGCCGACATAGAAGTGCAGGGTGGCGAGCTGCACGGCATTGAAATCGCAGCAGCTGACGTGCCATTGGCGATTGATGAGTTACCGGTACTGCTGGTGGCGGCGGCAGTGGCGCACGGCCAGACCCGCTTGCAGGGCGCGGCGGAACTGCGCGTCAAGGAAAGCGACCGGCTGGCGGCGATGGCCGCTGGCCTGCGCACTCTGGGAGTACCGGTTGAAATTTTCCCCGACGGCATGCAGATCACCGGCGTCGATCAGTTCCGCGGCGGTGAGATTGACAGTTTTGGCGACCACCGCATCGCCATGGCCTTTGCGATGGCGGCGCTGCGCGCAACCCAACCCGTGCGCATACGCGATTGCCGCAACGTGGATACTTCGTTCCCCGGGTTTGCGGACACGGCGCGCGGAGCGGGAATGCAGTTGCGCGTTGCAGGAACCGGATGA
- the hisC gene encoding histidinol-phosphate transaminase: MTDFSFDLMDICAPGVKALKPYEPGKPVSELQREFGVRDVIKLASNENPLGPSPKALAAVRATLGGMAIYPDAQAYELRRALATKFHVEPACITVGNGSEQVLELIARVFLQPGTNAVFSRYAFAVYPIVTQAVGAAGRIAEANAPEHPTAPYGHDLDKLQAQVNADTRVVFIANPNNPTGTWLERRALHAFLTRVPARVLVVVDEAYAEYVAQGDYPDCTLWLSEFPNLIVTRTFSKIYGLAGLRCGYALAHARVAELLNRMRLVFNASNLAQRGALAALGDEAHVRRSAELNHAGHEQLQVGLRELGLKWIPSIGNFLSVDFGRPVRPIYDALLHKGIIVRPLGNYGLPHHLRITIGLPEQNDRLLLALEQVLAA, translated from the coding sequence ATGACTGATTTCAGTTTTGATCTCATGGACATCTGCGCGCCCGGCGTCAAGGCGCTCAAGCCCTATGAGCCCGGCAAGCCCGTGAGCGAGCTGCAGCGCGAATTCGGGGTGCGCGATGTCATCAAGCTCGCGTCGAATGAAAATCCGCTCGGACCGAGTCCCAAGGCATTGGCCGCGGTGCGTGCCACGCTCGGCGGAATGGCAATTTACCCCGATGCCCAGGCGTATGAACTGCGCCGGGCACTGGCCACAAAGTTTCATGTCGAGCCGGCCTGTATCACCGTCGGCAACGGCTCCGAACAGGTGCTGGAACTCATCGCGCGCGTCTTCCTGCAGCCCGGCACGAACGCGGTGTTTTCCCGCTATGCGTTTGCCGTATATCCCATCGTCACCCAGGCAGTCGGGGCCGCGGGCCGCATCGCGGAAGCCAATGCGCCTGAGCATCCCACCGCGCCCTACGGCCACGATCTCGACAAGCTGCAGGCGCAGGTCAACGCCGACACGCGCGTGGTATTCATCGCCAATCCCAATAATCCGACCGGGACCTGGCTCGAGCGGCGCGCGCTGCACGCCTTCCTGACACGCGTACCGGCGCGCGTGCTGGTAGTGGTGGACGAGGCGTACGCCGAATACGTCGCGCAAGGCGACTATCCAGACTGCACCCTGTGGCTATCCGAATTTCCCAATCTGATCGTTACCCGCACGTTCTCGAAAATTTACGGCCTGGCCGGGCTGCGCTGCGGATACGCGCTGGCGCATGCGCGCGTGGCCGAGCTGTTGAATCGCATGCGCCTGGTGTTCAATGCCAGCAATCTGGCCCAACGGGGCGCGTTGGCGGCGCTCGGCGACGAGGCGCATGTGCGGCGCAGCGCGGAACTGAACCATGCCGGCCACGAGCAGCTGCAGGTGGGGCTGCGCGAACTGGGGTTGAAGTGGATTCCATCGATCGGCAATTTCCTGAGCGTGGATTTCGGCCGGCCGGTGCGGCCCATTTACGACGCCTTGCTGCACAAGGGCATCATCGTGCGACCGCTGGGCAACTACGGACTGCCGCATCATCTGCGCATTACCATCGGTTTGCCGGAACAAAACGACCGCCTGTTGCTGGCGCTTGAGCAGGTGCTTGCCGCGTGA